One Salmo salar chromosome ssa01, Ssal_v3.1, whole genome shotgun sequence DNA window includes the following coding sequences:
- the depdc5 gene encoding GATOR complex protein DEPDC5 isoform X1: protein MKNKTYKLVVHKKGFGGSDDELVVNPKVFPQVSLGDIIEIAHPTDEYSPLLLQVKSLKEDLQKETISVDQTVAQAFKLRAYQDVIVNIVDPKDVTLDLVELTFKDQYIGRGDMWRLKKSLVSTCAYVTQKVEFAGIRAQASELWVKGEKVTCGYISEDTRVVFRSTSAMVYIFIQMSCEMWDFDIYGDLYFEKAVSGFLSDLFAKWKERYCSHEVTVVLFSRTFYNAKTLEEFPEILRGSIRQDHEGRFYEDFYRVVAQTERRDEWTSLLVTIKKLFIQYPVLVRLKEAVGFPSGHNSTAAQGNYLEAINLSFNVFDKHYINRNFDRTGQMSVVITPGVGVFEVDRLLMILTKQRMIDNGIGVDLVCMGEQPLHAVPLFKLHNRTVPGDSRLGDDYNLPHWINHSFYTSKSQNSCSCFTPRIKLAGRKLHAEKFKNNKEHTLGAPKDENSLPIQVDYDAHDAQVFRLPGPSRAQRSTNFRVVREREVSGRRSWGSADVSGVLGGGVSPPVRSCGPDEQRSLASDDSLGRVSNILLIPRLPPAQYGEVSSSLGYTSTRELLEKMMESQRDSSAPGRFTVGSAESTLHVRPGGYTPQRALINPFAPSRMPMKLTSNRRRWMHTFPVGPSGEAIQIHHQTRQNMAELQGSEQRDPAHTSAELLELAYHEATGRRTASERRQAGENGLYSSGGMEEYTHGSPASSNSTGTPVNRGSSLEDFSSGSPDPTLLLSAPPTVPSFCCTVGVDWKSLTTPACLPLTTDYFPEWQTLQNDYTEGCYDLLPHTDLERRDDEAPVMSAPQVFEEFICQRLMQGYQIIVQPNKRKPQPAVAPPLSSSPLYTRGLVSRRRPEEEESLYWLSMGRTFHKVCLKDKIITVTRYLPKYPYESAQIQYTYSLCPPHSDAHFLSCWVEFGHERLEEYKWNYLDQYICSAGSEDFSLIDSLKFWRTRFLLLPAGGARRVADGEGHWDVYGEGVGTVAGREGMTGTGDWALLDGFIRFLEGLNRIRRRHRSDRIIRKGPAMKGLQVTGPLSAYPPEPVAPPLGKKGTSALSALLELEQNQKTLEEQQQQGKPSAATSESSTATMTTTYVDSPRKDAAFILDFIRSPRSSYIYHTQVSTDPAEGGATDKGGQVGAGVVATSGAAAQATGDTGPSLATETSGQSGTGALCLSSSSTLMEILEAIKHPTTGVQLLPEQKGLPPNCFISAEIVHWLVNNVEGVATQGMAVDIMQKMLDEGLVAHASGDAMRTFVYGFYFYRIVAEKDSERGPTSQLPPPVAQGWSTAALEDFALFQRKWFEVAFVLEERRPCDLPAFLLPWLPSRPASYASRHSSFSRSFGGRSQAAALLAATVPEQKTVTLDVDVNNRSDRTEWCSCYYHGNFSLNAAFEVKLHWMAVTAAVLFEMVQGWHRKAASCGFLLVPVLEVPFALPSYLYGDPLRAQLFIPLHIHRLLRDGSDNLFEGFEPETYWDRMQLFQEAILYRFGFVQDKFSASAFNFPSENKPQYIHVTGTVFLQLPYSKRKYSSGQQRRRRNSTASASQGLFGSEELVGYYWAYNTMLTKAWRTGVLGDEKLADRLLRDFTDFCANKDKRLVNFWDSCQEKMNASAP from the exons ATGAAGAATAAAACATACAAACTCGTGGTGCACAAGAAAGGCTTTGGAGGCAGTG ATGATGAGCTGGTGGTGAACCCCAAGGTGTTCCCTCAAGTTTCCCTTGGGGACATCATTGAGATTGCACACCCCACAGATGAATACAG CCCTCTCTTGCTGCAGGTGAAGAGTCTCAAAGAAGACCTCCAGAAAG AGACAATCAGTGTGGACCAGACGGTGGCGCAAGCCTTCAAACTCCGGGCATACCAGGATGTCATTGTAAACATTGTGGATCCAAAG GATGTAACTCTGGACCTTGTAGAGCTCACGTTCAAAGACCAATACATTGGAAGGGGAGACATGTGGCGCCTGAAGAAGAGTCTG GTGAGCACCTGTGCTTATGTGACCCAGAAAGTGGAATTTGCAGGGATCAG AGCCCAGGCCAGTGAGTTATGGGTGAAAGGAGAGAAAGTCACCTGTGGCTACATCAGTGAAGACACCAGG GTGGTGTTCAGGTCGACCTCTGCCATGGTGTACATCTTCATCCAGATGAGCTGCGAAATGTGGGACTTTGATATCTACG GGGATCTCTACTTTGAGAAAGCAGTCAGTGGTTTTTTGTCTGATCTTTTTGCCAAATGGAAG GAGAGGTATTGCAGCCATGAAGTGACAGTGGTGCTTTTCTCACGCACTTTCTACAATGCTAAAACCTTGG AGGAGTTTCCTGAGATATTGAGAGGTTCCATCAGACAGGACCACGAAGGCCGTTTCTATGAAGATTTCTACAG GGTAGTGGCTCAGACTGAGAGACGTGATGAGTGGACCTCTCTACTGGTCACCATCAAGAAGCTCTTCATTCAGTATCCTGTCTTGGTGCGGCTAAAAGAAGCGG TTGGTTTCCCCTCCGGCCATAACTCTACTGCTGCTCAGGGGAATTACCTTGAGGCCATTAACCTGTCTTTCAACG TCTTTGACAAGCACTACATAAACCGCAACTTTGACCGCACCGGTCAGATGTCTGTGGTCATCACGCCGGGGGTGGGCGTGTTTGAAGTGGACCGACTGCTCATGATCCTAACCAAGCAGCGCATGATTGACAATG GTATCGGTGTAGACTTGGTGTGTATGGGAGAGCAGCCACTTCATGCAGTGCCTCTATTTAAG CTGCACAACAGGACAGTGCCTGGAGACTCACGACTGGGGGATGACTACAACCTGCCCCACTGGATCAACCACAG CTTTTACACATCCAAAAGCCAGAACTCCTGCAGCTGCTTCACTCCTCGCATCAAGCTGGCAGGACGCAAG CTCCATGCAGAAAAATTCAAGAACAACAAAGAGCACA CTCTTGGGGCTCCGAAGGACGAGAACAGCCTTCCCATCCAGGTGGACTACGATGCCCATGATGCACAGGTGTTCAGACTCCCCGGGCCGTCCCGAGCCCAGAGGAGCACCAACTTCAG GGTGGTCCGAGAGAGGGAAGTGAgtggaaggagaagctgggggtcTGCGGATGTGAGTGGGGTTCTAGGGGGCGGTGTGTCTCCCCCTGTCCGCTCTTGTGGGCCTGACGAGCAGCGGAGCCTGGCCTCTGATGACAGCCTGGGCAGGGTGTCCAACATCCTGCTGATCCCCCGTCTGCCCCCAGCCCAGTACGGAGAGGTCAGCAGCTCCCTGGGCTACACCAGCACCAGAG agtTGTTGGAGAAGATGATGGAATCTCAGCGGGACTCCAGTGCTCCGGGGAGGTTCACTGTGGGGAGTGCTGAGTCCACCCTCCATGTGCGCCCAGGGGGCTACACCCCTCAGAGGGCCCTCATTAACCCCTTCGCCCCCTCACGCATGCCCATGAAGCTCACCTCCAACCGCAGGCGCTGGATGCACACCTTCCCTGTGG GTCCGTCAGGAGAGGCCATCCAGATCcaccaccagaccagacagaaCATGGCTGAACTGCAGGGCAGCGAGCAGAGAGACCCCGCCCACACCTCCGCTGAACTCTTGGAACTGGCCTATCATGAAGCCACTGGCAG ACGGACAGCCTCAGAGAGACGACAGGCAGGAGAAAATGGGCTGTACTCCagcggagggatggaggagtaTACTCATGGCAGCCCAGCCAGCAGCAACAGCACTg GAACACCGGTAAACCGTGGCTCCTCGTTGGAGGACTTTTCCTCTGGCAGTCCGGATCCAA CCCTGCTGCTGTCTGCCCCCCCGACAGTGCCCAGCTTCTGTTGCACGGTGGGGGTAGACTGGAAGTCTCTGACCACACCCGCCTGTCTGCCTCTCACCACCGACTACTTCCCTGAATGGCAGACCCTGCAGAACGACTACACTGAGGGCTGCTACGACCTCCtgccacacactgacctggagag gcgGGATGATGAGGCCCCGGTGATGAGTGCCCCTCAGGTGTTTGAGGAGTTTATCTGTCAGCGGCTGATGCAGGGCTACCAGATCATCGTCCAACCAAACAAAAGGAAACCCCAGCCCGCTGTGGCCCCGCCCCTCAGCAGTAGTCCACTCTACACCAGAG gGCTGGTCTCTCGGCGCAGGCCAGAAGAGGAGGAGAGTCTGTACTGGCTCAGTATGGGCCGTACCTTCCATAAAGTCTGCCTGAAGGATAAAATCATCACTGTTACCCGCTACCTTCCCAA gtaccCGTATGAGTCGGCCCAGATCCAGTACACCTACAGTCTGTGCCCCCCTCACTCTGACGCCCACTTCCTGTCCTGTTGGGTGGAGTTTGGTCACGAGAGACTGGAGGAGTACAAGTGGAACTATCTGGACCAGTACATCTGCTCTGCTGGCTCTGAGGACTTCAG TTTGATAGACTCTCTGAAGTTCTGGCGGACCCGCTTCCTGCTGCTGCCGGCCGGGGGAGCTAGACGTGTGGCGGACGGGGAGGGGCACTGGGACGTTTACGGGGAGGGAGTGGGCACGGTGGCGGGCAGAGAGGGCATGACGGGCACCGGGGACTGGGCCTTGCTGGATGGCTTCATCCGCTTCCTGGAGGGACTCAACCGCATCCGCAGACGCCACCGCTCTGACAGGATCATCAGG AAAGGACCAGCGATGAAGGGTTTGCAGGTGACTGGTCCTCTCTCTGCCTACCCTCCGGAGCCTGTAGCGCCCCCTCTGGGCAAGAAAGGCACCTCCGCTTTATCAGCTCTCCTGGAGTTGGAGCAGAACCAAAA GACTCTAGAGGAGCAGCAACAACAGGGGAAACCCTCAGCTGCCACCAGTGAGTCTTCCACTGCCACCATGACCACTACATATGTGGACAGCCCTCGCAAG GATGCTGCCTTCATTTTGGATTTTATACGTAGCCCTCGTTCCTCCTACATCTATCACACACAG GTTTCTACAGATCCTGCTGAAGGAGGAGCCACAGACAAAGGTGGTCAGGTAGGGGCTGGGGTGGTGGCGACCAGTGGGGCTGCAGCCCAGGCAACAGGGGACACAGGACCCAGCTTAGCCACAGAAACCAG tggacaGTCTGGTACTGGAGCCTTGTGTTTGTCCTCATCCTCCACCCTGATGGAAATACTAGAGGCCATCAAACACCCCAC aacagGTGTGCAGCTTCTACCTGAGCAGAAGGGCCTGCCGCCTAACTGCTTCATCAGTGCTGAGATCGTCCATTGGCTGGTCAACAACGTAGAGGGTGTGGCCACACAAGGCATGGCTGTCGACATCATGCAG AAGATGCTGGATGAGGGCCTGGTTGCCCATGCATCGGGGGATGCCATGAGGACCTTTGTCTATGGCTTCTACTTCTACAGGATAGTGGCAGAGAAAGACAGCGAGCGAG GCCCTACATCCCAGCTGCCCCCTCCTGTGGCACAGGGCTGGTCAACGGCAGCCCTGGAGGACTTTGCCCTGTTTCAGAGGAAGTGGTTTGAGGTGGCTTTCGTCCTGGAGGAGCGTCGACCTTGTGACCTCCCGGCCTTCCTTCTGCCCTGGCTGCCCAGCCGGCCCGCCTCTTATGCAAGTAGGCACAGCTCCTTCAGCCGCAGCTTTGGAGGACGCAGCCAGGCCGCAGCACTGCTAG ctgCCACTGTTCCAGAGCAGAAGACAGTCACCTTGGATGTGGACGTTAACAATCGTAGCGACCGCACCGAGTGGTGCAGCTGCTATTATCATGGCAACTTCTCCCTCAATGCTGCCTTCGAGGTCAAGCTGCACTGGATGGCCGTCACTGCAGCTGTTCTCTTTGAGATG GTCCAAGGCTGGCACAGAAAGGCTGCCTCCTGTGGGTTCCTGTTGGTGCCCGTCCTGGAGGTGCCCTTTGCCCTGCCCTCCTACCTATATGGTGACCCACTGCGGGCCCAGCTCTTCATCCCTCTCCACATCCACCGTCTGCTGAGGGACGGCAGCGACAACCTGTTTGAGG GGTTTGAACCAGAGACGTATTGGGATAGAatgcagctctttcaggaggcCATACTATACCG ATTCGGTTTTGTCCAAGACAAGTTTTCTGCCTCTGCTTTCAACTTCCCGTCAGAGAACAAACCTCAATACATCCACGTAACAG GCACAGTGTTCCTCCAGCTGCCCTACTCCAAGAGGAAGTACTCTAGCGGGCAGCAGCGGAGGAGGAGGAATTCAACAGCATCAGCCAGTCAGGGCCTGTTTGGATCGGAAGAGCTGGTGGGTTACTACTGGGCCTACAATACCATGCTGACCAAGGCTTGGAGGACGGGTGTGCTTGGGGACGAGAAGCTGGCTGACCGCCTGCTCAGAGACTTCACTGACTTCTGCGCCAACAAAGACAAGAGGCTGGTGAACTTTTGGGACAGCTGCCAGGAGAAAATGAACGCTAGTGCTCCATGA
- the depdc5 gene encoding GATOR complex protein DEPDC5 isoform X2 translates to MKNKTYKLVVHKKGFGGSDDELVVNPKVFPQVSLGDIIEIAHPTDEYSPLLLQVKSLKEDLQKETISVDQTVAQAFKLRAYQDVIVNIVDPKDVTLDLVELTFKDQYIGRGDMWRLKKSLVSTCAYVTQKVEFAGIRAQASELWVKGEKVTCGYISEDTRVVFRSTSAMVYIFIQMSCEMWDFDIYGDLYFEKAVSGFLSDLFAKWKERYCSHEVTVVLFSRTFYNAKTLEEFPEILRGSIRQDHEGRFYEDFYRVVAQTERRDEWTSLLVTIKKLFIQYPVLVRLKEAVGFPSGHNSTAAQGNYLEAINLSFNVFDKHYINRNFDRTGQMSVVITPGVGVFEVDRLLMILTKQRMIDNGIGVDLVCMGEQPLHAVPLFKLHNRTVPGDSRLGDDYNLPHWINHSFYTSKSQNSCSCFTPRIKLAGRKLHAEKFKNNKEHTLGAPKDENSLPIQVDYDAHDAQVFRLPGPSRAQRSTNFRVVREREVSGRRSWGSADVSGVLGGGVSPPVRSCGPDEQRSLASDDSLGRVSNILLIPRLPPAQYGEVSSSLGYTSTRELLEKMMESQRDSSAPGRFTVGSAESTLHVRPGGYTPQRALINPFAPSRMPMKLTSNRRRWMHTFPVGPSGEAIQIHHQTRQNMAELQGSEQRDPAHTSAELLELAYHEATGRRTASERRQAGENGLYSSGGMEEYTHGSPASSNSTGTPVNRGSSLEDFSSGSPDPMPSFCCTVGVDWKSLTTPACLPLTTDYFPEWQTLQNDYTEGCYDLLPHTDLERRDDEAPVMSAPQVFEEFICQRLMQGYQIIVQPNKRKPQPAVAPPLSSSPLYTRGLVSRRRPEEEESLYWLSMGRTFHKVCLKDKIITVTRYLPKYPYESAQIQYTYSLCPPHSDAHFLSCWVEFGHERLEEYKWNYLDQYICSAGSEDFSLIDSLKFWRTRFLLLPAGGARRVADGEGHWDVYGEGVGTVAGREGMTGTGDWALLDGFIRFLEGLNRIRRRHRSDRIIRKGPAMKGLQVTGPLSAYPPEPVAPPLGKKGTSALSALLELEQNQKTLEEQQQQGKPSAATSESSTATMTTTYVDSPRKDAAFILDFIRSPRSSYIYHTQVSTDPAEGGATDKGGQVGAGVVATSGAAAQATGDTGPSLATETSGQSGTGALCLSSSSTLMEILEAIKHPTTGVQLLPEQKGLPPNCFISAEIVHWLVNNVEGVATQGMAVDIMQKMLDEGLVAHASGDAMRTFVYGFYFYRIVAEKDSERGPTSQLPPPVAQGWSTAALEDFALFQRKWFEVAFVLEERRPCDLPAFLLPWLPSRPASYASRHSSFSRSFGGRSQAAALLAATVPEQKTVTLDVDVNNRSDRTEWCSCYYHGNFSLNAAFEVKLHWMAVTAAVLFEMVQGWHRKAASCGFLLVPVLEVPFALPSYLYGDPLRAQLFIPLHIHRLLRDGSDNLFEGFEPETYWDRMQLFQEAILYRFGFVQDKFSASAFNFPSENKPQYIHVTGTVFLQLPYSKRKYSSGQQRRRRNSTASASQGLFGSEELVGYYWAYNTMLTKAWRTGVLGDEKLADRLLRDFTDFCANKDKRLVNFWDSCQEKMNASAP, encoded by the exons ATGAAGAATAAAACATACAAACTCGTGGTGCACAAGAAAGGCTTTGGAGGCAGTG ATGATGAGCTGGTGGTGAACCCCAAGGTGTTCCCTCAAGTTTCCCTTGGGGACATCATTGAGATTGCACACCCCACAGATGAATACAG CCCTCTCTTGCTGCAGGTGAAGAGTCTCAAAGAAGACCTCCAGAAAG AGACAATCAGTGTGGACCAGACGGTGGCGCAAGCCTTCAAACTCCGGGCATACCAGGATGTCATTGTAAACATTGTGGATCCAAAG GATGTAACTCTGGACCTTGTAGAGCTCACGTTCAAAGACCAATACATTGGAAGGGGAGACATGTGGCGCCTGAAGAAGAGTCTG GTGAGCACCTGTGCTTATGTGACCCAGAAAGTGGAATTTGCAGGGATCAG AGCCCAGGCCAGTGAGTTATGGGTGAAAGGAGAGAAAGTCACCTGTGGCTACATCAGTGAAGACACCAGG GTGGTGTTCAGGTCGACCTCTGCCATGGTGTACATCTTCATCCAGATGAGCTGCGAAATGTGGGACTTTGATATCTACG GGGATCTCTACTTTGAGAAAGCAGTCAGTGGTTTTTTGTCTGATCTTTTTGCCAAATGGAAG GAGAGGTATTGCAGCCATGAAGTGACAGTGGTGCTTTTCTCACGCACTTTCTACAATGCTAAAACCTTGG AGGAGTTTCCTGAGATATTGAGAGGTTCCATCAGACAGGACCACGAAGGCCGTTTCTATGAAGATTTCTACAG GGTAGTGGCTCAGACTGAGAGACGTGATGAGTGGACCTCTCTACTGGTCACCATCAAGAAGCTCTTCATTCAGTATCCTGTCTTGGTGCGGCTAAAAGAAGCGG TTGGTTTCCCCTCCGGCCATAACTCTACTGCTGCTCAGGGGAATTACCTTGAGGCCATTAACCTGTCTTTCAACG TCTTTGACAAGCACTACATAAACCGCAACTTTGACCGCACCGGTCAGATGTCTGTGGTCATCACGCCGGGGGTGGGCGTGTTTGAAGTGGACCGACTGCTCATGATCCTAACCAAGCAGCGCATGATTGACAATG GTATCGGTGTAGACTTGGTGTGTATGGGAGAGCAGCCACTTCATGCAGTGCCTCTATTTAAG CTGCACAACAGGACAGTGCCTGGAGACTCACGACTGGGGGATGACTACAACCTGCCCCACTGGATCAACCACAG CTTTTACACATCCAAAAGCCAGAACTCCTGCAGCTGCTTCACTCCTCGCATCAAGCTGGCAGGACGCAAG CTCCATGCAGAAAAATTCAAGAACAACAAAGAGCACA CTCTTGGGGCTCCGAAGGACGAGAACAGCCTTCCCATCCAGGTGGACTACGATGCCCATGATGCACAGGTGTTCAGACTCCCCGGGCCGTCCCGAGCCCAGAGGAGCACCAACTTCAG GGTGGTCCGAGAGAGGGAAGTGAgtggaaggagaagctgggggtcTGCGGATGTGAGTGGGGTTCTAGGGGGCGGTGTGTCTCCCCCTGTCCGCTCTTGTGGGCCTGACGAGCAGCGGAGCCTGGCCTCTGATGACAGCCTGGGCAGGGTGTCCAACATCCTGCTGATCCCCCGTCTGCCCCCAGCCCAGTACGGAGAGGTCAGCAGCTCCCTGGGCTACACCAGCACCAGAG agtTGTTGGAGAAGATGATGGAATCTCAGCGGGACTCCAGTGCTCCGGGGAGGTTCACTGTGGGGAGTGCTGAGTCCACCCTCCATGTGCGCCCAGGGGGCTACACCCCTCAGAGGGCCCTCATTAACCCCTTCGCCCCCTCACGCATGCCCATGAAGCTCACCTCCAACCGCAGGCGCTGGATGCACACCTTCCCTGTGG GTCCGTCAGGAGAGGCCATCCAGATCcaccaccagaccagacagaaCATGGCTGAACTGCAGGGCAGCGAGCAGAGAGACCCCGCCCACACCTCCGCTGAACTCTTGGAACTGGCCTATCATGAAGCCACTGGCAG ACGGACAGCCTCAGAGAGACGACAGGCAGGAGAAAATGGGCTGTACTCCagcggagggatggaggagtaTACTCATGGCAGCCCAGCCAGCAGCAACAGCACTg GAACACCGGTAAACCGTGGCTCCTCGTTGGAGGACTTTTCCTCTGGCAGTCCGGATCCAA TGCCCAGCTTCTGTTGCACGGTGGGGGTAGACTGGAAGTCTCTGACCACACCCGCCTGTCTGCCTCTCACCACCGACTACTTCCCTGAATGGCAGACCCTGCAGAACGACTACACTGAGGGCTGCTACGACCTCCtgccacacactgacctggagag gcgGGATGATGAGGCCCCGGTGATGAGTGCCCCTCAGGTGTTTGAGGAGTTTATCTGTCAGCGGCTGATGCAGGGCTACCAGATCATCGTCCAACCAAACAAAAGGAAACCCCAGCCCGCTGTGGCCCCGCCCCTCAGCAGTAGTCCACTCTACACCAGAG gGCTGGTCTCTCGGCGCAGGCCAGAAGAGGAGGAGAGTCTGTACTGGCTCAGTATGGGCCGTACCTTCCATAAAGTCTGCCTGAAGGATAAAATCATCACTGTTACCCGCTACCTTCCCAA gtaccCGTATGAGTCGGCCCAGATCCAGTACACCTACAGTCTGTGCCCCCCTCACTCTGACGCCCACTTCCTGTCCTGTTGGGTGGAGTTTGGTCACGAGAGACTGGAGGAGTACAAGTGGAACTATCTGGACCAGTACATCTGCTCTGCTGGCTCTGAGGACTTCAG TTTGATAGACTCTCTGAAGTTCTGGCGGACCCGCTTCCTGCTGCTGCCGGCCGGGGGAGCTAGACGTGTGGCGGACGGGGAGGGGCACTGGGACGTTTACGGGGAGGGAGTGGGCACGGTGGCGGGCAGAGAGGGCATGACGGGCACCGGGGACTGGGCCTTGCTGGATGGCTTCATCCGCTTCCTGGAGGGACTCAACCGCATCCGCAGACGCCACCGCTCTGACAGGATCATCAGG AAAGGACCAGCGATGAAGGGTTTGCAGGTGACTGGTCCTCTCTCTGCCTACCCTCCGGAGCCTGTAGCGCCCCCTCTGGGCAAGAAAGGCACCTCCGCTTTATCAGCTCTCCTGGAGTTGGAGCAGAACCAAAA GACTCTAGAGGAGCAGCAACAACAGGGGAAACCCTCAGCTGCCACCAGTGAGTCTTCCACTGCCACCATGACCACTACATATGTGGACAGCCCTCGCAAG GATGCTGCCTTCATTTTGGATTTTATACGTAGCCCTCGTTCCTCCTACATCTATCACACACAG GTTTCTACAGATCCTGCTGAAGGAGGAGCCACAGACAAAGGTGGTCAGGTAGGGGCTGGGGTGGTGGCGACCAGTGGGGCTGCAGCCCAGGCAACAGGGGACACAGGACCCAGCTTAGCCACAGAAACCAG tggacaGTCTGGTACTGGAGCCTTGTGTTTGTCCTCATCCTCCACCCTGATGGAAATACTAGAGGCCATCAAACACCCCAC aacagGTGTGCAGCTTCTACCTGAGCAGAAGGGCCTGCCGCCTAACTGCTTCATCAGTGCTGAGATCGTCCATTGGCTGGTCAACAACGTAGAGGGTGTGGCCACACAAGGCATGGCTGTCGACATCATGCAG AAGATGCTGGATGAGGGCCTGGTTGCCCATGCATCGGGGGATGCCATGAGGACCTTTGTCTATGGCTTCTACTTCTACAGGATAGTGGCAGAGAAAGACAGCGAGCGAG GCCCTACATCCCAGCTGCCCCCTCCTGTGGCACAGGGCTGGTCAACGGCAGCCCTGGAGGACTTTGCCCTGTTTCAGAGGAAGTGGTTTGAGGTGGCTTTCGTCCTGGAGGAGCGTCGACCTTGTGACCTCCCGGCCTTCCTTCTGCCCTGGCTGCCCAGCCGGCCCGCCTCTTATGCAAGTAGGCACAGCTCCTTCAGCCGCAGCTTTGGAGGACGCAGCCAGGCCGCAGCACTGCTAG ctgCCACTGTTCCAGAGCAGAAGACAGTCACCTTGGATGTGGACGTTAACAATCGTAGCGACCGCACCGAGTGGTGCAGCTGCTATTATCATGGCAACTTCTCCCTCAATGCTGCCTTCGAGGTCAAGCTGCACTGGATGGCCGTCACTGCAGCTGTTCTCTTTGAGATG GTCCAAGGCTGGCACAGAAAGGCTGCCTCCTGTGGGTTCCTGTTGGTGCCCGTCCTGGAGGTGCCCTTTGCCCTGCCCTCCTACCTATATGGTGACCCACTGCGGGCCCAGCTCTTCATCCCTCTCCACATCCACCGTCTGCTGAGGGACGGCAGCGACAACCTGTTTGAGG GGTTTGAACCAGAGACGTATTGGGATAGAatgcagctctttcaggaggcCATACTATACCG ATTCGGTTTTGTCCAAGACAAGTTTTCTGCCTCTGCTTTCAACTTCCCGTCAGAGAACAAACCTCAATACATCCACGTAACAG GCACAGTGTTCCTCCAGCTGCCCTACTCCAAGAGGAAGTACTCTAGCGGGCAGCAGCGGAGGAGGAGGAATTCAACAGCATCAGCCAGTCAGGGCCTGTTTGGATCGGAAGAGCTGGTGGGTTACTACTGGGCCTACAATACCATGCTGACCAAGGCTTGGAGGACGGGTGTGCTTGGGGACGAGAAGCTGGCTGACCGCCTGCTCAGAGACTTCACTGACTTCTGCGCCAACAAAGACAAGAGGCTGGTGAACTTTTGGGACAGCTGCCAGGAGAAAATGAACGCTAGTGCTCCATGA